The following are encoded together in the Streptomyces tsukubensis genome:
- a CDS encoding DUF6167 family protein, giving the protein MFRRTFWFSAGAAAGVWATTKVNRKIRQLSPESLAAQAANKAIETGHRLKDFALDVRDGMAEREAQLDEALGRHDATPPELPTQRRLAAVESGERVIYSDTTQQHPYNRNEDH; this is encoded by the coding sequence ATGTTCCGCCGTACGTTCTGGTTCAGCGCGGGCGCAGCGGCCGGTGTGTGGGCCACCACCAAGGTCAACCGCAAGATCCGGCAGCTGAGCCCGGAGAGCCTGGCAGCCCAGGCCGCCAACAAGGCCATCGAGACCGGCCACCGCCTCAAGGACTTCGCACTCGACGTCCGCGACGGAATGGCCGAGCGCGAGGCACAACTGGACGAGGCACTGGGGCGTCACGACGCGACGCCGCCGGAACTGCCCACCCAGCGCAGGCTCGCCGCCGTCGAGAGCGGCGAACGCGTCATCTACTCGGACACCACACAGCAGCACCCGTACAACCGGAATGAGGACCACTGA
- a CDS encoding DUF948 domain-containing protein: MDRERCGVSGGEVAGILVAVFWAILVSFLAVALVRLAQTLKATTKMVADVTEQAVPLLADASETVRSARTQLDRVDAIASDVQEVTSNASALSTTVASTFGGPLVKVAAFGYGVRRAIGRKSEPPAPARRTTVVVGRTVPGTRRRKRKKD, encoded by the coding sequence ATGGACAGGGAGCGGTGCGGAGTGTCCGGTGGAGAGGTAGCCGGGATCCTGGTCGCCGTGTTCTGGGCGATCCTGGTCTCCTTCCTCGCTGTGGCTCTGGTGAGGCTGGCCCAGACGCTCAAGGCGACGACCAAGATGGTGGCGGACGTGACGGAACAGGCGGTCCCGCTCCTCGCGGACGCCTCGGAGACCGTGCGGTCGGCGCGCACCCAGCTCGACCGGGTCGACGCCATCGCCTCCGACGTCCAGGAGGTCACCTCCAACGCGTCGGCGCTCTCCACCACCGTCGCCTCGACCTTCGGCGGCCCCCTCGTCAAGGTCGCGGCGTTCGGCTACGGCGTACGCCGGGCGATCGGCCGGAAGAGCGAGCCACCCGCGCCCGCACGGCGTACCACCGTCGTCGTGGGCCGCACCGTGCCAGGTACCCGACGCAGGAAGCGGAAGAAGGACTGA